Proteins from a single region of Apium graveolens cultivar Ventura chromosome 7, ASM990537v1, whole genome shotgun sequence:
- the LOC141673261 gene encoding exocyst complex component EXO70C1-like: MKEFNCEDIKLTRLESAAKLILEFGCPWQLQQFISVGNRKKFDQYLYAVDEIQQSIKSGMTSGYETHGMRAIKTMQLVFQGILECSVSATNSDSLSSPVYSSCSTNSYELQESNRTFYNELSLEQVYYLHNIVKKLNSIGCLEDCTCMYRISRKSAVDAKLLYLCIWKWTTNDLQNLDSIQFASKIEIWIQAANLCYSCIFPRERQYFEQIFDGVSTVTYDNCFLAIVEHVAVELNNFADAASSIASFQNLFAVLDLYEALLVLLPDIQSMFHTVSSTKISHVATKTINRLQILVRKLFCSFEDTVLNELSNTPLPKGTIHSLTEYAMKYLTRISLHKELLKNIIVSKPAKSLGNQEDDQFLDASGGTPLELHMIWIVISLKINLERKSRLYKDSTLRYEFITNNFIHILKTIKACPELSKMTGEEYPLKLSNYIVQAAEDYFSSIWNRVLYCLRDDGLNYKFPFYNGISRKFVKNRFKSFNTTFEEVCQTQSRMFVADIHVHHQLHKLILNKLIPAYESFLEKYGSHLQGKRYKARYIKYSSEDLENRMLSTTEANLAQSLFE, from the coding sequence atgaaggAATTCAACTGCGAGGATATAAAGTTGACACGTTTGGAGTCAGCAGCAAAACTAATTCTAGAGTTTGGATGTCCATGGCAGCTTCAACAATTTATTAGTGTTGGGAACCGCAAAAAATTTGATCAGTACTTGTATGCAGTAGATGAGATTCAGCAATCAATTAAGTCAGGCATGACCTCCGGTTATGAGACTCATGGAATGCGGGCAATAAAAACAATGCAGCTAGTATTTCAAGGAATCTTGGAATGCTCAGTCAGTGCAACCAATTCTGATTCTTTGAGTTCCCCTGTTTACTCTAGCTGTAGCACAAACAGTTATGAGTTGCAGGAAAGCAATCGTACGTTCTATAACGAGCTCTCCTTAGAGCAAGTTTATTATCTCCATAACATTGTAAAAAAACTGAATTCCATAGGATGTCTTGAGGACTGCACTTGCATGTACAGAATCTCAAGGAAGTCAGCTGTGGATGCAAAGCTCCTCTATCTTTGCATTTGGAAATGGACAACTAACGACTTGCAAAATTTGGACAGCATACAATTCGCTTCAAAAATTGAAATTTGGATACAAGCAGCCAATTTATGTTACAGTTGTATCTTTCCCAGGGAGAGGCAATATTTTGAGCAGATCTTTGATGGTGTAAGCACTGTCACATATGACAACTGTTTCCTGGCTATAGTCGAACATGTTGCAGTTGAGTTGAACAATTTTGCGGATGCTGCAAGTTCTATTGCATCATTTCAAAATCTCTTTGCAGTTTTAGATCTGTATGAGGCTCTCCTAGTTTTATTGCCTGACATTCAAAGCATGTTCCACACTGTTTCAAGCACAAAAATATCTCATGTGGCAACTAAGACTATAAATAGGCTCCAAATCCTAGTAAGGAAATTGTTTTGCAGCTTTGAGGATACTGTGCTTAATGAGCTATCCAACACTCCACTTCCAAAAGGCACAATTCATTCTTTGACTGAATATGCAATGAAATATCTTACTAGAATTTCACTGCACAAGGAACTACTAAAGAATATAATAGTATCCAAACCCGCAAAAAGCTTGGGAAATCAGGAAGATGATCAATTTTTGGATGCTTCAGGTGGAACCCCGTTGGAACTCCATATGATTTGGATCGTAATAAGCTTGAAAATCAATCTGGAGCGCAAATCTAGATTATACAAAGACTCAACTTTGCGATATGAATTCATTACAAACAATTTCATCCACATACTTAAGACTATTAAAGCGTGTCCAGAACTATCAAAGATGACCGGGGAGGAGTATCCATTAAAGTTGAGCAACTACATCGTGCAGGCAGCAGAAGACTATTTTTCTTCCATATGGAACAGGGTTCTGTACTGTTTAAGAGACGACGGATTAAACTATAAGTTCCCATTTTATAATGGAATCTCAAGGAAATTTGTGAAGAATAGGTTCAAGAGTTTCAACACTACATTTGAAGAGGTATGTCAGACTCAATCTAGAATGTTTGTGGCGGATATTCATGTACACCATCAGCTTCATAAGCTGATACTGAATAAGTTGATTCCGGCTTATGAATCCTTTCTGGAAAAATATGGTAGTCATTTACAAGGTAAAAGGTACAAGGCGAGATACATCAAGTATTCATCAGAGGACCTTGAGAATAGAATGTTATCAACTACCGAAGCTAATCTTGCTCAAAGTTTATTTGAATAG
- the LOC141670378 gene encoding exocyst complex component EXO70C1-like, with the protein METYSSSSWASDGGSSTEVTSTANEKELVVSYLTSASPCVAADDIVVGSHRFTFDCYSRREDLGVGKYLVSDTFTSGGYDWAITLYPNGRKEKYKEYISIYIRLESDATDVNALFELILVDQSGNNKHIIRTRFGGLQEERPFLMSRRRTRWGFGQYTKKRNLKKSGYLAYNCLVVDCKVGVLEDRTEKNILRQIRFIFNQLSSSIKHQNIVVCGFQGMKNSNCEDTKLPDLKSVAKLITELESPLQLQGLINHGDRIKFDQYLYAVDKIQQSIKTDKIYSYETQRAHAIKTLQLVFKGILNCSIQTKKSDSLSKTVYSSSITGSYGYELQGSNHTDHGELSSEQVYRLQSIVEMLHSTGCLGDCIEVYIISRRSLVDARFLRFCIGKWTANDLKSLGCEDFAAKIRIWILAAYKFYDDIFPGEKQYYEQIFDKLRAVTYDNCFLPIVKHVAIQLNNFADAVSSTASFQKLFSVLELYKTLIVILPKIKNMVVHSESFADIFHSANNTTDSLPNLIRKLILCFENTVLNEQLNCLPSTRLLHLLTEYTMNYVANILLYKELLTNIIVSRPTKSLGNQADDNFLEASDGTPLGLHIIWIMMSLRINLEGKSSFCEDSSLRYIFLMNNVGYITSTIKESSELLEMIGRDYLLKLKKDVLQIAEEYISSISQRVLYCLRDDGLNYKFPFFNRVSKKSLKKRFKTFNAKFEEVCLTHSYMLDMQLASQLDQLILCKWLPTYKSFLEKYSRHLQFERYRERYIKYSSENL; encoded by the coding sequence ATGGAAACATACAGTTCATCGTCTTGGGCTTCTGATGGAGGTTCATCCACAGAGGTCACTTCAACCGCAAATGAGAAGGAACTTGTTGTATCATATTTAACTTCAGCAAGTCCTTGCGTTGCTGCAGATGATATAGTCGTTGGTTCACATAGATTCACATTTGATTGCTACTCGAGAAGAGAAGATCTTGGAGTTGGAAAATATTTGGTTTCTGATACTTTCACATCAGGAGGGTATGACTGGGCAATCACTCTGTATCCTAACGGAAGAAAGGAAAAGTATAAAGAATACATATCAATATATATAAGATTGGAGAGTGATGCAACTGATGTGAATGCGCTGTTTGAACTGATACTTGTTGATCAGAGTGGGAATAATAAGCACATAATTAGGACACGTTTTGGAGGGTTGCAGGAGGAGCGGCCATTCCTGATGAGCAGAAGAAGAACCAGGTGGGGATTTGGGCAGTACACGAAGAAACGAAATTTGAAGAAATCAGGCTACCTAGCCTATAATTGCCTAGTAGTAGATTGTAAGGTTGGAGTTCTTGAGGATCGTACAGAAAAGAATATCCTGCGCCAAATTCGTTTCATATTTAATCAATTATCTTCATCAATCAAACATCAGAATATAGTTGTTTGTGGATTCCAAGGCATGAAGAATTCCAACTGTGAGGATACAAAGTTGCCAGATTTGAAGTCAGTAGCAAAATTGATCACAGAATTAGAATCTCCATTGCAGCTACAAGGACTTATCAATCATGGAGACCGCATAAAATTTGATCAGTACTTGTATGCAGTAGATAAGATTCAGCAATCAATCAAGACAGATAAGATCTATAGTTATGAGACTCAACGTGCTCATGCTATTAAAACACTGCAGCTGGTGTTTAAAGGTATATTGAATTGCTCAATCCAAACGAAAAAGTCTGATTCTTTGAGTAAAACTGTTTACTCTAGTAGCATCACGGGCAGTTATGGCTATGAGTTGCAAGGAAGCAATCATACTGACCATGGGGAGCTGTCCTCAGAGCAAGTTTATCGTCTCCAAAGTATAGTAGAGATGCTGCACTCCACAGGGTGTCTTGGAGACTGCATTGAGGTGTACATAATTTCAAGGAGGTCATTGGTTGATGCAAGGTTTTTGAGGTTTTGCATTGGGAAGTGGACCGCCAACGACTTAAAAAGTTTGGGCTGCGAAGATTTTGCTGCAAAAATCAGAATATGGATACTGGCAGCCTATAAATTTTACGACGATATCTTTCCTGGGGAGAAGCAGTATTATGAGCAGATCTTTGATAAACTAAGAGCTGTGACGTATGACAATTGCTTCCTGCCTATTGTGAAACATGTTGCTATTCAATTGAACAATTTTGCCGATGCTGTAAGTTCTACAGCATCATTTCAAAAACTATTCTCTGTTTTGGAACTTTACAAGACCCTGATTGTTATCTTGCCCAAAATTAAGAACATGGTGGTCCACTCTGAATCATTTGCAGATATATTTCATTCTGCAAATAATACCACTGATAGCCTCCCAAATCTAATAAGGAAATTGATATTGTGTTTTGAGAATACTGTGCTTAACGAGCAATTGAACTGCCTACCTTCAACAAGACTACTACATCTTTTGACAGAGTATACAATGAATTATGTTGCTAACATTCTGCTGTACAAGGAACTGCTTACAAATATAATTGTATCTCGGCCAACTAAAAGTTTGGGAAATCAGGCTGATGATAATTTTTTGGAAGCTTCCGATGGAACCCCATTGGGACTTCACATCATCTGGATCATGATGAGCTTGAGAATCAATTTGGAAGGTAAATCTAGTTTTTGTGAGGACTCATCGTTGCGATATATATTCTTGATGAACAATGTTGGCTATATTACTAGTACTATTAAAGAGTCCTCGGAACTGCTGGAGATGATTGGAAGGGATTATCTGTTGAAGTTAAAGAAAGATGTCTTGCAGATAGCAGAAGAATATATTTCATCCATTTCGCAGAGGGTTTTGTACTGTTTAAGAGATGATGGATTGAACTATAAGTTTCCATTTTTTAACAGAGTTTCAAAGAAGTCTCTGAAGAAGAGGTTCAAGACCTTCAACGCAAAATTTGAGGAAGTTTGTTTGACTCACTCGTATatgttggatatgcagttggcCAGTCAGCTTGACCAGTTGATACTATGTAAGTGGCTTCCGACTTACAAATCTTTTCTAGAGAAATACAGCAGGCATTTACAGTTTGAAAGGTACAGGGAGAGATACATTAAATACTCATCAGAGAACCTCTAG